In Lathamus discolor isolate bLatDis1 chromosome 12, bLatDis1.hap1, whole genome shotgun sequence, a genomic segment contains:
- the FZD10 gene encoding frizzled-10: MGPAARSVLHPLLVLCGLSGLCAGISSIDIDRPGDGRCQPIEIPMCKDIGYNMTRMPNLMGHENQREAAIQLHEFAPLVEYGCHSHLKFFLCSLYAPMCTEQVSTPIPACRVMCEQARLKCSPIMEQFNFKWPDSLDCSKLPNKNDPNYLCMEAPNNGSDEPPRGSSMLPPMFRPQRPSTGHDLQQHKDSLSRTSCENPGKFHHVEKSASCAPLCTPGVDVYWSKDDKKFAVIWIAIWSILCFFSSAFTVLTFLIDPQRFKYPERPIIFLSMCYCVYSVGYIIRLFSGAENIACDRDSGQLYVIQEGLESTGCTIVFLVLYYFGMASSLWWVILTLTWFLAAGKKWGHEAIEANSSYFHLAAWAIPAVKTIMILVMRRVAGDELTGLCYVGSMDVNALTGFVLIPLACYLIIGTSFILSGFVALFHIRRVMKTGGENTDKLEKLMVRIGVFSVLYTVPATCVIACYFYERLNMDYWKIVATQQKCKMNNQTKNLDCMMNNSIPAVEIFMVKIFMLLVVGITSGMWIWTSKTLQSWQNVCSRRLKKRSRRKPASVITSSGIYKKPQHPQKTHLAKYESTLQPPTCV, encoded by the coding sequence ATGGGGCCGGCGGCGAGGAGCGTCCTGCATCCCCTGCTGGTGCTCTGCGGGCTGAGCGGCCTCTGCGCGGGGATAAGCTCCATAGACATTGACCGCCCCGGTGACGGAAGGTGCCAGCCGATAGAAATCCCCATGTGCAAGGATATAGGGTACAACATGACAAGGATGCCTAACCTGATGGGACATGAAAACCAAAGGGAAGCTGCTATTCAGCTGCACGAGTTTGCCCCCTTGGTGGAGTACGGTTGCCACAGCCATCTGAAATTTTTCCTGTGCTCCCTCTATGCTCCTATGTGCACAGAGCAGGTTTCTACGCCGATCCCAGCCTGCAGGGTTATGTGCGAGCAGGCCAGGCTGAAATGCTCTCCTATTATGGAGCAGTTCAATTTCAAATGGCCAGACTCCTTAGACTGCAGCAAACTGCCCAACAAGAATGACCCCAATTACCTCTGCATGGAAGCCCCCAACAACGGGTCAGATGAGCCACCGAGAGGATCTAGCATGCTGCCACCCATGTTTCGGCCGCAGCGGCCCAGCACTGGCCATGATCTGCAGCAGCATAAGGACAGTCTGAGCAGAACCTCCTGTGAAAATCCTGGCAAGTTCCACCATGTGGAAAAGAGTGCTTCCTGTGCGCCTCTCTGCACGCCAGGGGTTGATGTTTACTGGAGCAAGGATGACAAAAAATTTGCTGTCATTTGGATTGCCATCTGGTCCATTCTGTGCTTCTTCTCCAGTGCTTTTACTGTACTCACTTTTCTGATAGATCCTCAGCGTTTCAAGTACCCCGAGAGGCCCATCATCTTCCTCTCAATGTGCTACTGCGTCTATTCAGTGGGGTACATTATTCGCCTCTTTTCAGGTGCTGAAAATATCGCCTGTGATAGGGACAGTGGCCAACTCTATGTCATCCAGGAAGGACTGGAGAGTACTGGCTGCACCATTGTGTTCCTGGTTCTGTATTATTTTGGTATGGCAAGTTCGTTATGGTGGGTAATCTTGACTTTAACTTGGTTTCTAGCAGCTGGGAAAAAATGGGGGCACGAAGCGATTGAAGCAAACAGTAGCTACTTCCATTTGGCAGCATGGGCCATTCCAGCTGTGAAGACCATCATGATCCTAGTTATGAGAAGGGTGGCTGGAGATGAGCTGACAGGGTTGTGCTATGTTGGAAGCATGGATGTGAATGCCTTGACAGGGTTTGTACTCATTCCTTTGGCTTGTTACCTAATCATTGGCACTTCTTTTATTCTCTCTGGTTTTGTGGCCCTTTTTCATATCAGGAGGGTGATGAAAACAGGTGGAGAAAATACTGACAAGTTGGAGAAACTTATGGTCAGGATTGGTGTCTTCTCAGTCTTGTATACAGTGCCTGCAACTTGTGTGATAGCTTGCTACTTTTATGAAAGACTTAACATGGATTATTGGAAAATTGTGGCAACTCAGCAGAAGTGCAAGATGAACAACCAGACAAAAAATTTAGACTGCATGATGAATAACTCTATTCCAGCAGTAGAAATCTTTATGGTCAAGATTTTTATGTTGTTAGTGGTGGGCATTACTAGCGGGATGTGGATCTGGACTTCCAAGACCCTTCAGTCCTGGCAAAATGTTTGTAGTCGAAGATTAaagaagaggagcaggagaaaaCCTGCAAGTGTTATCACAAGTAGCGGCATCTACAAAAAACCTCAACATCCACAGAAAACTCACCTTGCAAAATATGAATCGACATTACAACCACCCACTTGTGTGTGA